A single window of Cololabis saira isolate AMF1-May2022 chromosome 24, fColSai1.1, whole genome shotgun sequence DNA harbors:
- the gtf3c3 gene encoding general transcription factor 3C polypeptide 3 isoform X1, with the protein MSGFSSELIEYLEGRITFEEFDRRRGDRKAEESGAVAEDVENNAEPSTSEQALSKIEEGVSPGVQLAFSSILRETADLPSSEEEEKEEEEDTLSFVDDENDEDYNAEDDMGRKAKTEEREKRRRVRGGRKRVSRKKKLSRAEEDAEDAEDAEDAEDLTVGDVFALEMELNRENKKFMKGRRHGSKLPQALRGLMGEANIRYARGEKDDAILMCMEIIRQAPLAYEPFSTLAMIYEDNEDMNKALQFGLIAAHLNPSDCEEWIRMAEMSLEQDNIRQAIICYSKAIKYDPTNVRYLWERSSLHMRLGEHRQCMDGYRRILSLLPMEDGEHFMQLSKDMAKSYYESNDLPAALSVIEEALSRHPTLVSDDMINMAAELYISNHQYNEAMQVLVRFAGIVLITGNSEHATQQHEEEVTKEQEETDEDGTKSSTTEEMAAVENCEVPDSVPVDLKAKLIVCLIHLNVFMPLEGLVSSLMEQSPEEIGDLYLDIGEAFLEKGEYMSALPLLSALIITDKYNLAVVWLRHAECLKALGHMEAAADSYTKVVQMAPQHLEARLSLATLQQQLGRMDCALKALESMYDSDILAQDSSAAQKELKLLLHRSTLLKAQGQKQDYLDAMITMISMLLKVAMQRAKVCVSSVILSGENHLRLVKVEDMLPEIADHETAYLDNTGKTNVLSKEDWWQLLVSCVLMLCEVKRYTEAELLVESAMEFYSFYDNKPRRKELEFFGLSATILDHNYYKAYNYIRLMLMENVNLPQLWNVFNQLTITSQHQRHHRFCLRLLLKHPDNHALCVLCGHNAMVSGSFKHALGQYVQALQTHPDNPLHSLCVGLTFFHMASQKYVAKRHALVLQGFSFLWQYVQLRGECQESMYNLGRALHQMGLAHLAIHYYQKALKLPAHKLDGIMDHQVDLKMEIAFNLSLIYQASGNMRMAQELIKTYCVV; encoded by the exons ATGTCAGGTTTCAGTTCTGAGTTAATCGAGTATTTGGAAGGAAGAATAACTTTTGAAGAGTTCGACCGGAGAAGAGGAGACCGGAAAGCCGAG gagTCAGGAGCAGTAGCAGAAGATGTTGAAAACAACGCTGAACCCTCCACCTCGGAGCAAGCGCTGTCAAAAATTG AGGAAGGAGTCAGCCCAGGAGTCCAGCTGGCCTTCTCTTCCATTCTGAGAGAAACTGCAGACCTGCCATCgtcagaggaagaggagaaagaggaggaggaagatacCCTGAGCTTTGTCGACGATGAAAACGATGAAGACTACAATGCAGAGGATGACATGGGGAGAAAGGCGAAgactgaagagagagagaagaggcgACGGGTGAGAGGGGGAAGAAAAAGGgttagcaggaaaaaaaaactgtcccgGGCAGAGGAGGATGCAgaggatgcagaggatgcgGAGGACGCGGAGGATTTGACAGTAGGAGACGTGTTTGCCCTGGAGATGGAGCTGAACcgagaaaataaaaagtttatGAAG GGGCGTCGTCATGGCAGCAAGCTGCCTCAGGCTCTCAGGGGCCTGATGGGAGAAGCCAATATTCGCTATGCAAGGGGAGAAAAGGACGATGCCATCCTGATGTGTATGGAAATCATAAGACAGG CTCCCCTGGCCTATGAGCCTTTTTCGACGTTGGCCATGATTTACGAGGATAACGAGGACATGAACAAAGCGCTCCAGTTCGGCCTCATCGCCGCCCACCTCAACCCCTCCGACTGTGAGGAGTGGATTCGAATGGCTGAAATGTCTCTGGAGCAGGACAACATCCGACAAGCCATCATTTGCTACAGCAAAG CTATCAAATACGACCCCACCAACGTGCGGTATCTGTGGGAGCGCTCCAGCCTCCACATGCGTTTGGGGGAACACAGACAGTGCATGGACGGTTACCGCAGGATCCTGTCTTTGCTCCCAATGGAAGATGGAGAGCACTTCATGCAGCTCTCCAAGGACATGGCCAA AAGTTACTACGAGAGCAATGACCTGCCTGCAGCCCTAAGTGTGATTGAAGAAGCTTTGTCAAGACATCCCACCTTGGTTAGTGACGACATGATCAACATGGCAGCAGAACTGTACATTTCCAACCACCAGTACAACGAGGCCATGCAG GTCTTGGTCCGATTTGCAGGTATTGTTTTAATTACAGGAAATTCGGAACATGCAACACAACAGCATGAAGAGGAAGTGACCAAGGAGCAAGAGGAGACGGATGAAGACGGCACAAAGTCAAGTACCACTGAAGAAATGGCAGCAGTGGAAAACT GTGAAGTACCAGACAGTGTCCCAGTGGACCTGAAGGCCAAGCTTATCGTCTGCCTCATACACCTGAACGTCTTTATGCCTCTGGAA GGCTTAGTTTCCTCACTGATGGAGCAGAGTCCAGAGGAGATTGGTGACTTGTACCTGGACATAGGTGAAGCTTTCCTCGAGAAGGGAGAGTACATGTCTGCTCTGCCTTTACTGTCTGCCCTCATCATAACGGACAAGTACAATCTAGCTGTTGTTTGGCTCCGACATGCAG AGTGTCTGAAAGCTCTGGGTCACATGGAGGCTGCAGCAGACAGCTATACGAAGGTCGTGCAGATGGCACCGCAGCACCTAGAGGCCCGGCTCTCCCTCGccactctgcagcagcagctgggtcGGATGGATTGTGCTCTGAAAGCGCTCGAGTCCATGTACGATAGTGACATATTGGCACAAGATTCATCAGCTGCACAGAAG GAATTAAAGCTTCTGCTGCATCGCTCCACACTGCTGAAGGCACAGGGCCAGAAGCAGGACTACCTGGATGCTATGATTACCATGATTTCAATGCTGCTTAAG GTGGCCATGCAACGGGCTAAGGTGTGTGTGAGTTCTGTAATCCTGTCAGGAGAGAATCACCTTAGGTTGGTCAAAGTTGAGGACATGCTGCCAGAGATTGCTGACCATGAAACAGCTTACCTGGataatacag GTAAAACCAATGTTTTGTCCAAAGAGGACTGGTGGCAGCTCCTGGTGAGCTGTGTGCTGATGCTGTGTGAGGTGAAGCGCTACACGGAGGCCGAACTCCTCGTGGAGTCGGCCATGGAGTTCTACTCCTTCTATGACAATAAGCCTAGGAGGAAAGAACTGGAGTTTTTTGGCCTGTCTGCCACCATCCTTGACCACAACTACTACAAGGCCTACAACTACATCAG ATTGATGCTTATGGAAAATGTTAATCTGCCTCAGCTTTGGAATGTTTTCAACCAG CTGACAATCACCTCCCAACATCAGCGTCACCACCGCTTCTGTTTGCGTCTACTGTTAAAACATCCCGACAACCACGCCTTGTGTGTCCTCTGCGGACACAATGCCATGGTGTCAGGGAGCTTCAAGCATGCTTTGG GCCAGTATGTTCAAGCCTTACAGACTCACCCTGACAACCCGTTGCACAGTCTGTGTGTGGGTCTCACATTCTTCCACATGGCATCTCAGAAATATGTAGCGAAACGGCACGCACTGGTGCTGCAG GGTTTCTCCTTCCTGTGGCAGTATGTGCAGTTGCGCGGAGAGTGTCAAGAGAGTATGTACAACTTGGGCCGAGCGCTGCACCAGATGGGCCTCGCACATTTAGCCATACATTACTACCAAAAGGCCCTTAAACTACCTGCACATAAATTGGAT gGCATCATGGACCATCAAGTTGATCTGAAGATGGAGATTGCTTTTAACTTGTCACTTATCTACCAGGCCAGTGGGAACATGAGGATGGCCCAGGAGCTTATTAAAACATATTGTGTTGTTTGA
- the gtf3c3 gene encoding general transcription factor 3C polypeptide 3 isoform X2, translated as MSGFSSELIEYLEGRITFEEFDRRRGDRKAEESGAVAEDVENNAEPSTSEQALSKIEEGVSPGVQLAFSSILRETADLPSSEEEEKEEEEDTLSFVDDENDEDYNAEDDMGRKAKTEEREKRRRVRGGRKRVSRKKKLSRAEEDAEDAEDAEDAEDLTVGDVFALEMELNRENKKFMKGRRHGSKLPQALRGLMGEANIRYARGEKDDAILMCMEIIRQAPLAYEPFSTLAMIYEDNEDMNKALQFGLIAAHLNPSDCEEWIRMAEMSLEQDNIRQAIICYSKAIKYDPTNVRYLWERSSLHMRLGEHRQCMDGYRRILSLLPMEDGEHFMQLSKDMAKSYYESNDLPAALSVIEEALSRHPTLVSDDMINMAAELYISNHQYNEAMQVLVRFAGIVLITGNSEHATQQHEEEVTKEQEETDEDGTKSSTTEEMAAVENCEVPDSVPVDLKAKLIVCLIHLNVFMPLEGLVSSLMEQSPEEIGDLYLDIGEAFLEKGEYMSALPLLSALIITDKYNLAVVWLRHAECLKALGHMEAAADSYTKVVQMAPQHLEARLSLATLQQQLGRMDCALKALESMYDSDILAQDSSAAQKELKLLLHRSTLLKAQGQKQDYLDAMITMISMLLKVAMQRAKVCVSSVILSGENHLRLVKVEDMLPEIADHETAYLDNTGKTNVLSKEDWWQLLVSCVLMLCEVKRYTEAELLVESAMEFYSFYDNKPRRKELEFFGLSATILDHNYYKAYNYIS; from the exons ATGTCAGGTTTCAGTTCTGAGTTAATCGAGTATTTGGAAGGAAGAATAACTTTTGAAGAGTTCGACCGGAGAAGAGGAGACCGGAAAGCCGAG gagTCAGGAGCAGTAGCAGAAGATGTTGAAAACAACGCTGAACCCTCCACCTCGGAGCAAGCGCTGTCAAAAATTG AGGAAGGAGTCAGCCCAGGAGTCCAGCTGGCCTTCTCTTCCATTCTGAGAGAAACTGCAGACCTGCCATCgtcagaggaagaggagaaagaggaggaggaagatacCCTGAGCTTTGTCGACGATGAAAACGATGAAGACTACAATGCAGAGGATGACATGGGGAGAAAGGCGAAgactgaagagagagagaagaggcgACGGGTGAGAGGGGGAAGAAAAAGGgttagcaggaaaaaaaaactgtcccgGGCAGAGGAGGATGCAgaggatgcagaggatgcgGAGGACGCGGAGGATTTGACAGTAGGAGACGTGTTTGCCCTGGAGATGGAGCTGAACcgagaaaataaaaagtttatGAAG GGGCGTCGTCATGGCAGCAAGCTGCCTCAGGCTCTCAGGGGCCTGATGGGAGAAGCCAATATTCGCTATGCAAGGGGAGAAAAGGACGATGCCATCCTGATGTGTATGGAAATCATAAGACAGG CTCCCCTGGCCTATGAGCCTTTTTCGACGTTGGCCATGATTTACGAGGATAACGAGGACATGAACAAAGCGCTCCAGTTCGGCCTCATCGCCGCCCACCTCAACCCCTCCGACTGTGAGGAGTGGATTCGAATGGCTGAAATGTCTCTGGAGCAGGACAACATCCGACAAGCCATCATTTGCTACAGCAAAG CTATCAAATACGACCCCACCAACGTGCGGTATCTGTGGGAGCGCTCCAGCCTCCACATGCGTTTGGGGGAACACAGACAGTGCATGGACGGTTACCGCAGGATCCTGTCTTTGCTCCCAATGGAAGATGGAGAGCACTTCATGCAGCTCTCCAAGGACATGGCCAA AAGTTACTACGAGAGCAATGACCTGCCTGCAGCCCTAAGTGTGATTGAAGAAGCTTTGTCAAGACATCCCACCTTGGTTAGTGACGACATGATCAACATGGCAGCAGAACTGTACATTTCCAACCACCAGTACAACGAGGCCATGCAG GTCTTGGTCCGATTTGCAGGTATTGTTTTAATTACAGGAAATTCGGAACATGCAACACAACAGCATGAAGAGGAAGTGACCAAGGAGCAAGAGGAGACGGATGAAGACGGCACAAAGTCAAGTACCACTGAAGAAATGGCAGCAGTGGAAAACT GTGAAGTACCAGACAGTGTCCCAGTGGACCTGAAGGCCAAGCTTATCGTCTGCCTCATACACCTGAACGTCTTTATGCCTCTGGAA GGCTTAGTTTCCTCACTGATGGAGCAGAGTCCAGAGGAGATTGGTGACTTGTACCTGGACATAGGTGAAGCTTTCCTCGAGAAGGGAGAGTACATGTCTGCTCTGCCTTTACTGTCTGCCCTCATCATAACGGACAAGTACAATCTAGCTGTTGTTTGGCTCCGACATGCAG AGTGTCTGAAAGCTCTGGGTCACATGGAGGCTGCAGCAGACAGCTATACGAAGGTCGTGCAGATGGCACCGCAGCACCTAGAGGCCCGGCTCTCCCTCGccactctgcagcagcagctgggtcGGATGGATTGTGCTCTGAAAGCGCTCGAGTCCATGTACGATAGTGACATATTGGCACAAGATTCATCAGCTGCACAGAAG GAATTAAAGCTTCTGCTGCATCGCTCCACACTGCTGAAGGCACAGGGCCAGAAGCAGGACTACCTGGATGCTATGATTACCATGATTTCAATGCTGCTTAAG GTGGCCATGCAACGGGCTAAGGTGTGTGTGAGTTCTGTAATCCTGTCAGGAGAGAATCACCTTAGGTTGGTCAAAGTTGAGGACATGCTGCCAGAGATTGCTGACCATGAAACAGCTTACCTGGataatacag GTAAAACCAATGTTTTGTCCAAAGAGGACTGGTGGCAGCTCCTGGTGAGCTGTGTGCTGATGCTGTGTGAGGTGAAGCGCTACACGGAGGCCGAACTCCTCGTGGAGTCGGCCATGGAGTTCTACTCCTTCTATGACAATAAGCCTAGGAGGAAAGAACTGGAGTTTTTTGGCCTGTCTGCCACCATCCTTGACCACAACTACTACAAGGCCTACAACTACATCAG CTGA